The Helianthus annuus cultivar XRQ/B chromosome 16, HanXRQr2.0-SUNRISE, whole genome shotgun sequence genome includes a window with the following:
- the LOC110919082 gene encoding uncharacterized protein LOC110919082, with protein sequence MGAEVESVGNHDVDTSDDLLDDENLSYESFDSLTDEEMEDFETRRSLKLRELRRKKRVAQSTSQVTFYVGQLFPTAKAAKDKINKHAIETRRSLSFLRNDKRRIRVVCEGRCPIFTCGPNQTGPSQSGPGIHIQSASGPGIQKGKESSASGTKKGFKKGLVECNDKRKGRLNSVDCPWVLYLSRLSDEDETWVVKTYQPDHKCLTSRKIQPFTSTFLAKQEFVMNQIAANPNISVSRLQEELGRKYELSVTKMKAFRTKLKATKKIEGDFKVQYASLRDYVMELHRTNPGTTVKFVVEPECNPHAPTRIFKRIYICLGPLKEGFKECRRELLGLDGAFMKGPYPGQMLTAVGLDPNNGIYPLAYGIVEAENKDSWIWFLQCIKDDLDLPDNANFTFISDRQKGIIPAISQVFPAAEHRFCARHIWQNMKLQWRGDAFKDCLQNASKAYTVPDFEAKMEELRLYNIEAYNWLASIPPIHWSRSHFTGRAQSDVVLNNMCEVLNARTVNGRDKPIISALEFVREYLMQRIVNVIRKIRQTNGPLTPRVAKIFENTKKLAANYNVRWSGGTKYQVSGKVTVDGAATHKQYVVDVVDRVCTCREWEVSGIPCRHAVAVNWDMAMNGQEVGPPESWVNECYYLETWKRVYSHTIGPINGRELWPKSQVPTNLTPPLHHTPIGRPKKKRRKDAVELQDEVERASQARNKRNRAAEADNEQAVVGGKFTRKWKSVKCQKCGEKGHNQRTCGRTKTVAGPKKGKKGKKKKDGNQPTEAGEGAPTV encoded by the exons ATGGGAGCTGAAGTAGAGTCTGTTGGCAACCATGATGTGGATACCAGTGATGACTTATTAGATGATGAAAATCTAAGTTATGAGTCTTTTGACAGTTTGACTGATGAGGAAATGGAAGATTTCGAAACTAGGAGAAGTTTGAAATTAAGAGAGTTGAGGAGGAAAAAGAGGGTTGCACAATCAACATCCCAAGTGACCTTTTATGTGGGTCAGTTGTTTCCAACAGCCAAAGCGGCAAAAGACAAGATAAACAAACATGCAATTGAAACAAGGAGGTCACTGTCTTTTCTGAGAAATGATAAAAGAAGAATTAGGGTGGTTTGTGAGGGTAGATGTCCAATATTCACATGTGGGCCAAATCAAACTGGGCCCAGCCAAAGTGGGCCTGGTATCCATATACAATCTGCAAGTGGGCCTGGTATCCAAAAAGGCAAGGAATCTTCTGCAAGTGGGACAAAAAAGGGGTTTAAAAAGGGATTGGTAGAATGCAATGATAAAAGGAAGGGTAGGTTAAATAGTGTTGATTGTCCTTGGGTTTTGTACTTGTCTAGATTGAGTGATGAAGATGAGACTTGGGTGGTAAAGACTTACCAACCGGATCACAAGTGTCTCACATCCAGAAAAATACAGCCTTTCACTTCTACCTTCTTGGCTAAACAAGAGTTTGTGATGAATCAGATTGCAGCCAACCCTAATATTTCAGTAAGTAGGCTACAAGAAGAGCTTGGGAGGAAGTATGAGCTGTCTGTGACAAAAATGAAG GCTTTCAGGACAAAGCTCAAGGCCACCAAAAAGATTGAAGGGGACTTCAAAGTTCAGTATGCAAGCCTCAGGGACTATGTCATGGAACTGCACAGGACCAATCCAGGTACAACAGTTAAATTTGTTGTTGAGCCTGAGTGTAACCCACATGCACCCACAAGGATCTTCAAGAGGATTTACATTTGTTTGGGACCACTGAAAGAAGGGTTTAAAGAGTGTAGGAGGGAACTGTTGGGGTTAGATGGGGCATTTATGAAAGGCCCCTACCCTGGTCAGATGCTAACAGCAGTTGGTTTAGATCCCAACAATGGCATTTATCCTTTAGCTTATGGAATTGTTGAGGCTGAGAACAAAGACTCCTGGATCTGGTTCCTACAGTGTATTAAAGATGACTTGGATCTTCCAGATAATGCAAATTTCACCTTCATTTCTGACAGGCAAAAG GGAATAATACCAGCCATAAGTCAGGTATTTCCAGCAGCTGAGCATAGATTTTGTGCAAGGCATATTTGGCAGAACATGAAACTTCAATGGAGAGGAGATGCCTTCAAGGATTGTCTTCAAAATGCATCCAAAGCTTATACAGTTCCAGATTTTGAAGCAAAAATGGAGGAGTTGAGGTTGTACAACATTGAAGCTTATAATTGGTTGGCAAGTATTCCACCCATTCACTGGAGCAGGTCTCATTTTACAG GTAGGGCACAATCTGATGTGGTGCTGAACAACATGTGTGAAGTCTTGAATGCAAGGACAGTCAATGGTCGAGACAAGCCTATAATTTCTGCTTTGGAGTTTGTCAGAGAGTATCTAATGCAGAGGATAGTGAATGTCATCAGGAAGATTCGGCAGACAAATGGTCCACTTACTCCTAGAGTTGCAAAGATCtttgaaaacacaaagaaattaGCTGCAAATTATAATGTTAGGTGGAGTGGTGGGACAAAGTATCAAGTCAGTGGTAAGGTCACAGTGGATGGTGCTGCAACACATAAACAGTATGTTGTGGATGTTGTGGATAGGGTTTGCACTTGTAGAGAATGGGAAGTTTCAGGAATCCCTTGTAGGCATGCTGTGGCTGTCAATTGGGACATGGCaatgaatggccaagaggttgGACCCCCAGAATCATGGGTTAATGAATGTTATTATCTTGAAACATGGAAGAGGGTTTACAGTCATACCATTGGTCCCATTAATGGTAGAGAATTATGGCCAAAATCACAGGTTCCAACCAACCTAACCCCACCTCTGCACCACACACCTATCGGCAGACCTAAGAAGAAAAGAAGGAAGGATGCTGTGGAGTTGCAGGATGAAGTTGAAAGGGCTTCACAAGCAAGAAACAAGAGAAACAGGGCTGCTGAAGCTGATAACGAGCAGGCTGTGGTTGGTGGCAAATTCACAAGAAAATGGAAGTCCGTGAAGTGCCAGAAGTGTGGTGAAAAGGGCCACAACCAAAGAACTTGTGGAAGGACCAAAACAGTTGCCGGGCCGAAGAAAGGGAAGAAAGgtaagaagaagaaagatggtaatCAACCTACTGAGGCTGGTGAGGGAGCTCCAACTGTTTAA
- the LOC110914992 gene encoding purple acid phosphatase 2 isoform X3 → MIQVHITQGDHLGKAVIVSWVTMEEQGSDIVIYWRKDDTTKNIATGIVTTYTFYDYASGFIHHCNITDLEYDTRYYYEVGIGNASRTFWFTTPPEVGPDVPYTFGLIGILSNLTRDLGQTFDSNATLTHYEMNPIEGKTVLFMGDISYADTYPDNDNTRWDSWGRFAERSTAYQPWIWTAGNHEIDFAPKLGETEPFKPYTHRYQVPFEASESTSPFWYSIKRASAYIIVLSSYSAYGKYTPQYEWLEKELRKVDRTETPWLITMIHSPLYNSYMYHYMEGEPMRVLFEPWFVKFKVDVVFSGHVHAYERSERISNIGYNIVNGDCSPVKDESAPVYITIGDGGNLEGLAFNMTEPQPMYSAFREASYGHAIFNIKNRTHAYHSWHRNQDGYAVTADSILFYNRYWYHHEQRLHASS, encoded by the exons ATGATACAG GTTCATATAACACAAGGAGATCATCTGGGGAAAGCAGTGATTGTATCTTGGGTAACAATGGAAGAACAAGGTTCGGATATCGTCATTTACTGGCGTAAAGACGACACAACTAAGAACATAGCAACTGGCATTGTTACTACCTACACATTCTATGATTATGCCTCTGGGTTCATCCATCATTGCAATATCACCGATTTGGAG TATGATACAAGATACTATTATGAAGTTGGGATTGGAAATGCATCAAGAACTTTCTGGTTCACTACTCCTCCTGAAGTTGGACCAGATGTACCATATACTTTTGGTCTTATCGGTATTTTGTCCAATTTGACCC GTGATCTTGGTCAAACCTTTGACTCAAATGCGACACTTACTCATTATGAAATGAATCCCATAGAAGGAAAAACCGTATTGTTTATGGGAGACATTTCTTATGCTGATACGTATCCGGATAATGATAACACGAGATGGGATTCGTGGGGTCGGTTTGCTGAGAGAAGTACAGCATATCAACCGTGGATATGGACTGCTGGAAATCATGAAATTGACTTTGCACCCAAACTT GGAGAGACTGAACCTTTTAAGCCTTATACTCACAGGTACCAAGTCCCTTTTGAGGCATCCGAAAGCACTTCACCTTTTTGGTACTCCATTAAGCGGGCTTCAGCGTACATCATAGTGCTGTCTTCATACTCAGCTTACG gtAAATACACTCCTCAATATGAATGGCTTGAGAAAGAATTACGTAAAGTTGATAGAACCGAAACACCATGGTTGATTACCATGATACATTCCCCGTTGTATAATAGCTACATGTATCATTATATGGAAGGCGAACCTATGAGAGTTTTGTTTGAGCCGTGGTTTGTCAAGTTCAAGGTTGATGTCGTGTTTTCTGGGCATGTACATGCCTATGAACGCTCC GAACGCATATCGAACATCGGTTACAATATTGTAAACGGGGATTGTAGTCCTGTAAAAGACGAATCTGCCCCTGTATACATAACCATTGGGGATGGAGGAAATCTCGAGGGTTTGGCATTTAA CATGACTGAACCACAGCCAATGTACTCAGCTTTTAGAGAAGCTAGTTATGGTCATGCAATTTTCAacatcaagaaccgaacacatgcaTACCATAGTTGGCATAGGAATCAAGATGGATATGCTGTGACCGCTGATTCAATATTGTTTTATAATCGCTATTGGTATCATCATGAACAACGACTACATGCATCATCGTAA
- the LOC110914992 gene encoding purple acid phosphatase 2 isoform X1 has translation MGVIWYPLIISVIVFFFVFESVDGGLTSSFVRQIGKTIDMPLDSDVFSVPPGYNAPQQVHITQGDHLGKAVIVSWVTMEEQGSDIVIYWRKDDTTKNIATGIVTTYTFYDYASGFIHHCNITDLEYDTRYYYEVGIGNASRTFWFTTPPEVGPDVPYTFGLIGILSNLTRDLGQTFDSNATLTHYEMNPIEGKTVLFMGDISYADTYPDNDNTRWDSWGRFAERSTAYQPWIWTAGNHEIDFAPKLGETEPFKPYTHRYQVPFEASESTSPFWYSIKRASAYIIVLSSYSAYGKYTPQYEWLEKELRKVDRTETPWLITMIHSPLYNSYMYHYMEGEPMRVLFEPWFVKFKVDVVFSGHVHAYERSERISNIGYNIVNGDCSPVKDESAPVYITIGDGGNLEGLAFNMTEPQPMYSAFREASYGHAIFNIKNRTHAYHSWHRNQDGYAVTADSILFYNRYWYHHEQRLHASS, from the exons ATGGGTGTCATCTGGTACCCTCTTATCATCTCTGTTATAGTCTTCTTCTTCGTGTTTGAATCCGTTGATGGAGGATTAACTAGTAGTTTTGTAAGACAAATTGGGAAGACTATTGATATGCCTCTCGATAGTGACGTGTTTAGTGTGCCACCTGGCTATAATGCGCCTCAACAG GTTCATATAACACAAGGAGATCATCTGGGGAAAGCAGTGATTGTATCTTGGGTAACAATGGAAGAACAAGGTTCGGATATCGTCATTTACTGGCGTAAAGACGACACAACTAAGAACATAGCAACTGGCATTGTTACTACCTACACATTCTATGATTATGCCTCTGGGTTCATCCATCATTGCAATATCACCGATTTGGAG TATGATACAAGATACTATTATGAAGTTGGGATTGGAAATGCATCAAGAACTTTCTGGTTCACTACTCCTCCTGAAGTTGGACCAGATGTACCATATACTTTTGGTCTTATCGGTATTTTGTCCAATTTGACCC GTGATCTTGGTCAAACCTTTGACTCAAATGCGACACTTACTCATTATGAAATGAATCCCATAGAAGGAAAAACCGTATTGTTTATGGGAGACATTTCTTATGCTGATACGTATCCGGATAATGATAACACGAGATGGGATTCGTGGGGTCGGTTTGCTGAGAGAAGTACAGCATATCAACCGTGGATATGGACTGCTGGAAATCATGAAATTGACTTTGCACCCAAACTT GGAGAGACTGAACCTTTTAAGCCTTATACTCACAGGTACCAAGTCCCTTTTGAGGCATCCGAAAGCACTTCACCTTTTTGGTACTCCATTAAGCGGGCTTCAGCGTACATCATAGTGCTGTCTTCATACTCAGCTTACG gtAAATACACTCCTCAATATGAATGGCTTGAGAAAGAATTACGTAAAGTTGATAGAACCGAAACACCATGGTTGATTACCATGATACATTCCCCGTTGTATAATAGCTACATGTATCATTATATGGAAGGCGAACCTATGAGAGTTTTGTTTGAGCCGTGGTTTGTCAAGTTCAAGGTTGATGTCGTGTTTTCTGGGCATGTACATGCCTATGAACGCTCC GAACGCATATCGAACATCGGTTACAATATTGTAAACGGGGATTGTAGTCCTGTAAAAGACGAATCTGCCCCTGTATACATAACCATTGGGGATGGAGGAAATCTCGAGGGTTTGGCATTTAA CATGACTGAACCACAGCCAATGTACTCAGCTTTTAGAGAAGCTAGTTATGGTCATGCAATTTTCAacatcaagaaccgaacacatgcaTACCATAGTTGGCATAGGAATCAAGATGGATATGCTGTGACCGCTGATTCAATATTGTTTTATAATCGCTATTGGTATCATCATGAACAACGACTACATGCATCATCGTAA
- the LOC110914992 gene encoding purple acid phosphatase 2 isoform X2, producing MGVIWYPLIISVIVFFFVFESVDGGLTSSFVRQIGKTIDMPLDSDVFSVPPGYNAPQQVHITQGDHLGKAVIVSWVTMEEQGSDIVIYWRKDDTTKNIATGIVTTYTFYDYASGFIHHCNITDLEYDTRYYYEVGIGNASRTFWFTTPPEVGPDVPYTFGLIGDLGQTFDSNATLTHYEMNPIEGKTVLFMGDISYADTYPDNDNTRWDSWGRFAERSTAYQPWIWTAGNHEIDFAPKLGETEPFKPYTHRYQVPFEASESTSPFWYSIKRASAYIIVLSSYSAYGKYTPQYEWLEKELRKVDRTETPWLITMIHSPLYNSYMYHYMEGEPMRVLFEPWFVKFKVDVVFSGHVHAYERSERISNIGYNIVNGDCSPVKDESAPVYITIGDGGNLEGLAFNMTEPQPMYSAFREASYGHAIFNIKNRTHAYHSWHRNQDGYAVTADSILFYNRYWYHHEQRLHASS from the exons ATGGGTGTCATCTGGTACCCTCTTATCATCTCTGTTATAGTCTTCTTCTTCGTGTTTGAATCCGTTGATGGAGGATTAACTAGTAGTTTTGTAAGACAAATTGGGAAGACTATTGATATGCCTCTCGATAGTGACGTGTTTAGTGTGCCACCTGGCTATAATGCGCCTCAACAG GTTCATATAACACAAGGAGATCATCTGGGGAAAGCAGTGATTGTATCTTGGGTAACAATGGAAGAACAAGGTTCGGATATCGTCATTTACTGGCGTAAAGACGACACAACTAAGAACATAGCAACTGGCATTGTTACTACCTACACATTCTATGATTATGCCTCTGGGTTCATCCATCATTGCAATATCACCGATTTGGAG TATGATACAAGATACTATTATGAAGTTGGGATTGGAAATGCATCAAGAACTTTCTGGTTCACTACTCCTCCTGAAGTTGGACCAGATGTACCATATACTTTTGGTCTTATCG GTGATCTTGGTCAAACCTTTGACTCAAATGCGACACTTACTCATTATGAAATGAATCCCATAGAAGGAAAAACCGTATTGTTTATGGGAGACATTTCTTATGCTGATACGTATCCGGATAATGATAACACGAGATGGGATTCGTGGGGTCGGTTTGCTGAGAGAAGTACAGCATATCAACCGTGGATATGGACTGCTGGAAATCATGAAATTGACTTTGCACCCAAACTT GGAGAGACTGAACCTTTTAAGCCTTATACTCACAGGTACCAAGTCCCTTTTGAGGCATCCGAAAGCACTTCACCTTTTTGGTACTCCATTAAGCGGGCTTCAGCGTACATCATAGTGCTGTCTTCATACTCAGCTTACG gtAAATACACTCCTCAATATGAATGGCTTGAGAAAGAATTACGTAAAGTTGATAGAACCGAAACACCATGGTTGATTACCATGATACATTCCCCGTTGTATAATAGCTACATGTATCATTATATGGAAGGCGAACCTATGAGAGTTTTGTTTGAGCCGTGGTTTGTCAAGTTCAAGGTTGATGTCGTGTTTTCTGGGCATGTACATGCCTATGAACGCTCC GAACGCATATCGAACATCGGTTACAATATTGTAAACGGGGATTGTAGTCCTGTAAAAGACGAATCTGCCCCTGTATACATAACCATTGGGGATGGAGGAAATCTCGAGGGTTTGGCATTTAA CATGACTGAACCACAGCCAATGTACTCAGCTTTTAGAGAAGCTAGTTATGGTCATGCAATTTTCAacatcaagaaccgaacacatgcaTACCATAGTTGGCATAGGAATCAAGATGGATATGCTGTGACCGCTGATTCAATATTGTTTTATAATCGCTATTGGTATCATCATGAACAACGACTACATGCATCATCGTAA